DNA sequence from the Penicillium psychrofluorescens genome assembly, chromosome: 3 genome:
CTGGTCAGCGCCAGCGCTCCTGCGATGAGTCCGAGCAGTTGGGCGACCATTGTAAGAATCAGAGAAGCAAGTCCGATCCAACACTCGGAGAATTGGTAGAACAACAATGGAAATGGAACAACAGGGACAGCTAGCTGCAAGCGGGCACGGGGGGTGTTTGCAGTGTTTGCACCCGCGACTTATTATTTCCACCGCCAGTAATGATTTTCAGCGTCATTTCACTCCCCATCGCCAGTTCTCGTTGGGACTCCGCACGGGGccccaatttcttcttcttcttttcttggatCAATTGGTGACTGCAATGTCCCGATGATGCAGAGTTTGTGGTCCCGTTCTGCCCCGTCGCAGTCAACCTGCCGGTGTGTCTCCTGCTTGAACACCGCCGCCAAGGGAATCACCTCACGATCGGCCACCGCGGCAAGCAGGAGGAAACTGCGCATCGGGAACTCTGTCACCCTCTTCTATACTagcatcttcgccggcgccgcTCTTGCCGATGCGCGCGGCAAAGATAAACGCCGAAATGATTGGGACGAGAAGATCGCAGCCGTCAAGGCGGAAGTGAATGAGTTGGTGGATGAGGAACAACGGATCTTGGATGCATTATGGTCGCGCAGGAAACAACGAGGACTCGATCGATTTTTTTCGCACCTGGGAGGGTTGGGCACAATTCCGAAATGCCCGCCGTCAATCGGACACTCCGCCCGGATACATGGGTCGACGAGACCATTTCATACTCAGCGCAGATTGATGGACGCAGCCAGTGCTCAGGTCCCTGAAAGTACCCCGGTGAATCATGAGCAAGGTTTGGAGCATCAGGAGCCGGAAGACGGGGAGCTTTATGGGGAAGAGGACGAAAGCATTCCCGACTGGGCTTTTCATGAGCCTCTCCGTCTGAAGGCCATACAAAAACTGGCATTGACACAATTTGCGATTCGGCTCTTGCTTCGGCCGACAATTGCGCATCGCTACTCGGGTATTTCAATGAACTACGCTTCAGACCCGAATATCCCGAACGTCAACGTCGAGAAACTTCTTGGGGAGCTGAACAACATCCGACGTCGCATTCATGAATTGAAAACACAAAGAAACGCAGAGTTTGGAGATATCATATCCGACTATATGATTCTCAGCCAAGCCCAGATGCAGGAGCGGCGCAACAGCCTTGAAGCCGAGCTCAAGGACGATGTTGATTTGTTCATGAGCAGGCAGATGTCtcttgaagagcttctgctgcgcctATCGAACAATCTCTTGAACtctccagacccagaccgcACTCCATCCTTCAGAACCATGATGGTCGCCTTCACCCGAGCCCGCCAAAATGACTTGGGGGACCTACTTCTACGAACTCTACTTCCTCATTACTTTCAGCTGACCCAATCGCTCATTGTCACGACTATTTCTTTTTTCCGCAAGTCCAAAAACCTCAAGGGATTTGACCAGTTCCTGGAAATGCTCAGCGGCCACGGTGGCTACCCGGCTAATCTGGGGAAATCCGTCTACCGACGCCGGAAGCTCAATGGGATTGACTTGGTGGTTCCCACTCTGGACAGTAGCAATCCAGTCATCTATACTGCGCTAATCTCAGCTGCCTTACGCTTTGATCAACCGGACCGAGCGGACGCCTGGCTCCAGGCAGCTCGTAGCGTTGGTTTCTTTGACGACTGGAATACTCTTTTCTCCTACCTGCGTTTCTACAGCATTCGCCAGGACTGGGATAAGGGAACTCATGTATTGAAAAGAGCTGTTACCTTCCTCGTCTCGTCGACGGACCATTCTCCCGAGCAAGTCGAGCGGTTACTCGTGCGGATGGTACATCTCTGCGATTCCTGCGGCCAGAAGGACACCGCGGAGGCATTgattgctgctgcgatgCACAGTGGATTTGACCCGGCCATGCCATCGGGCCAATCTGATGTCGTGCCAATCGTTGActccagcttctcgcggtGGAGGAAGGCAGCTGATGGAGTGCCGACCGAAAATCTCGACCGCCCCTTGTGGCAACAGTGCCAGGAGTTCGCGAATATTGTTCAAAAGCGGCTGGATCGTCTTGAGATATTTGGAAACACCAGCACCCCACATCACACCGACTTGGCTGGTCGGCATGCACAAAGCGCTCTGTCCGCTACGCTAGGCGGTAGCTCAATGGACACAGAAGCTGCTAATGTGGAGGGAGCAACCCCAGAGACACAGACGTCTGCTCTCAACCCCGATGGCACGACCTCCAGAGAGGACGTCACTGCTCTCAAGGCGGAAATGGCCCAACTCCGCGCCCTCGTCTTCGAACTCCGCAAGCACCACATCCAAGACTCCTTCAAAGAAGACGAATCTCTTTCTGACGAGGAAGCGGCATCCGATATACCGCAgacccaaacccaaacccaaacGCCTCCCCCAGACACCCCCACCAGGCCCACTCAGCCACTCAACGTCGAATTTGAGCGAATTTCGACTCTCATCAACAGCGACAAATTCAACACCGCGCCTTCCGTCCTGTACCCTAGAGGATTGGGGAAACTGCGCCAAAGCCGCAAACAGCGCGCCGATTTCAACCGGGGAGCGGCTCATatatcttcttcctctttctcatccGCATCCACAACCACTCCCTCGGAAAACACCGCCGCTGCACAGACAATGTCTTCTATCCCTGCACAGCCAAATAGCGAGCAAGCAAAAACGGGCTGGTCGAATCTCAGTCCCGCGGCACGCAGACGGCTTTGGCGCGAGGAACAGCTACGTACCCAGTCTGTGGAAACTATGGAGTAGAGGGTTCTTTTGGCATCCTCTTTTTGTACATTATCCTATGTGGTCATCGTGCCCCTTTCTTTATGTAATGACAATAGTGCAATGATGATAAATTAGGAGACACTGAAGAAAATGGAGCACTCGTCTTCCAAAGGGAGATATTATGGCCGACTGAACGGAAAGAGGCCCATCCAAAAGGGCAGGGTTGAAGTATGGCACAATTGATTCTATTCAAGTATCATGACACGGAAATAAATCGCGAAGGCAACAGAAGATAtagaaagaacaaaaagtCTATCGGCGCTTGTCACCGCGCATTTTCTCTTTCCGGGCAAGTCTATCGGCAGCACGGAGCAGAGAAGCTCGGATTTCACCCTTGGGAAAGCTGTTGACATCGTAGTAGGTGGGAGCAATATCCTGGAAAGCGAAGTCAGTATGAAGACACTTTGCgagggaaaacaaaaaaaacATACCAAGAGCCACTCGGGCTTGACAGAAGTGACTGTTCGAATATAGTTCTTCGTTGTGAGCACAAATTCGTTGTACAAGATCCATTCGGCGTCAACAGCCAAGACGGTGGACGGATGCAGGAGGACGTTCTGGTTATCCTTGATGGTGGTATACATGCTCTTGCCCTGGGCATCCTTCTTGGCGATCTGCATGAAGAAACCAGCACACAACGCACGCCGAATGTTCTCGTAGTACTTCTTGTCCTCGAACGGAGTGGAGATCATTTCGAGCTCCTCTCGCTCCATGATGCGGAGCAGCTGCGAGCGGACATTGTCGGCGGACTGCAGGGAGCGCAGCGAGAGATAGTGGTCGTGGCACCATTGCTTTAGATtcgcctgcgccgcgtcACTCTTGAAAGCGTGGTAGACGTTCAGAAGGGTGAGATGGTCGCCGTCCTGGTGGGCGAACAGATCCTTCATCTCATCGGCACGCTTCCGCTGGGAAGCGGGCCGAACGAAGACTTGAGGAACCGACAGCAAGGCGGTAATAGACAGGATCTCATTTGAGCAATAGAATTCCGGTGAGCTGATCAGCATCACAGCAAGTGCGGGGTCCAGAGGGAACTCTGATGCCAGGCGGCCTAGAGGAGTGAgattgccatcatcatccaaaCATGCCAGGTAGTTGAGCTCCTCCAACGCTCTCATCAAAGTTTCGGGCGCAGGTGGATCCATAAGATCAAAGTGGACGAGGTCGTCGATTCCAAGCTTCTTCAGTTCTAAAACGGTGGACGACAGGTTGGATCGGAGAATCTCCGGATAGGTCTGGTCAATCAACTCCTTCTTGAAAGCTCCCTCCGTATACAGACGGAAGCATTTACCGGGGCGCGTACGACCGGCACGACCAGCTCTCTGCTGAGCAGAGGCCTTGGAAATTGGGGACACCAGTAGCGACTCGACACGAATCCGAGGGTTGTAGATCTTCTGCTTGGAGAATCCGGGGTCGACGACATAGACGATACCATCGATGGTCAGAGACGTTTCGGCAATGTTGGTGGAGACAATGACCTTGCGTCCCGGGCGGCCACCTGGTCGACGGGGTGGCGGTGGGGGATCGAAGATGCGCTGTTGCATATGCGGAGGAAGACTGCCATACAACGGGTACACCTTGATAGGACCCGCATCGGCTTCTCTTACCATCTCATCTGCCTCCAAAGATATTTTGCGAGATGCATCTTCAATCTCTTCCTCACCCGTCAGAAACAGGAGGATGTCTCCTTCAGCCTCGGTTGCGTGAATCTGCAACACGGTACGAATCGCTGCCTCGACATAGTCTTGTTCGGGTTCGGGGGTGTAGAAAATCTCGACGGGGTGTGTTCGTCCAGGAACAGCAAGAAGGGGTGCATCCATGAAGTAGCGCTGGAACTTTTGGGCATCCAGAGTGGCAGACATGATAATGATCTTCAGGTCTGGCCGGCGTTGCACAACCTCCTTCAGAAGACCCATCAGGACATCAGTCGCCATGGTTCTTTCGTGGGCCTCGTCAAGGATGATGGTACTGTAGCGGGACAGGTTGTGGTCGTTCATGGCCTCTCGCAGGAGCATACCGTCGGTCATGTATTTCAAAAGGGTCTTGGGGCTGGTCATATCCTCGAAACGAATGCTGTAACCCACTTCTTCGCCCAGTTTGACATCCATCTCGGCTGCAACACGCTGGGCGACGGACATGGCCGCCACTCGACGGGGCTGCGTACAGGCGACCATCTTGCGCTGGGTCTGCGGGAGGTCATCGAATAGGACGAACTGCGGGATCTGGGTAGTTTTTCCGGAACCCGTCTCACCGACGAAAACGAGGATTTGCGACTGTTGATACAGCTGGAGGAACTCATCGCTATATACTGAATCAGCAGGTTTTCCCACGGGCCAAGGTCAATTTAACTcaccgctgctggtgcacGGGCAGATCCCGACGAGTTTTCAGGATGGAGAAATAtttgctggagaagggctggTGGCTGAAAGGGTTGAcgtcgccatcctcagcCTTCTTCGCGAGCGCGGCCGTGGTCTGGTGGCGCTTGAACTTGGCCAGGGCCGAACTCTTGTCCCCGTtggtctgctgctcctcgtaCATGTGCGCGAGGTAGGGGTTGTCGCGAGGGTCAGAGCCTGCGTCCATCTTCTGGCGCTTTGCACGTGAGCCTTCACCGTCAGCGTCCGGGCGACGATCAACCATGGCGAGTAGCGTAGTGGTGGTTCGTCGAGGGAGAGTGAGCAGAGattgggaagagaagaagagaggaaggagcAGAGATCGAAAAATCCAGGATAGGAAGGTGCGGCGGCGATCCCCTATCGTGGGCGGTACCTGACTGACCGCCCAATGTTTCTGCCGGGTTCTTTTTtggagggggaaaaagagaCGAAAGTCCCTTGCGCACGCCCTTGTCTACCTGGgctctcctcttctcctttctttctctttcctcgTTCATCCCTCATTCGAGTAGGTTGGATGACCATGGACTCCTACTCGGAGGACGCAGCCCCGCCGTTTTGCATCGGCCATCATGAGCCCAACCGCCAAGTGCCTGTCACCGCAAAGGTGGTTCGGCATGTACACGAAAGCAATGTGAGTTGTGATGGTTATAGACGCCGATATGAGACTAATTGATTATGATCCAGTATGATATGATGACGGTGTCAATTACTACCTCGCATTTCCACTCCCGTGTACTGGGGTTGTTGTCCTCTCATCTGTCGAATCTGCAGAAGCCTTCGTACGATGCAGTAGGGACCATGGCAACCACACCGAATTCACAGCCACTCGTGATCCCACCACTATCGAAGGCGGACTCGTATCTTACTCCCAACGAAGCTACTAGCCAATTGATCGGAGTGACCAGCAGCTGGATTGATCTGTGCTCCCCAGATCCGTTGATCGCAGACCTGTCCCGCCAAGTGCTGATGCTGGAAGTGGCATATGCCGCCTTCTGTGGCATTGGATACCTCCTCATCCCTGGCCCCAAATTGCATCACAGCGGGATGCACTCTGAAGGCGTGATATACTATGCCCGAGCGATTCAGGACGCTTTGGCCCTGGGTCCCTATATCCAATTCCACATCTGGCTCCAGATGGTCGACAACCCTGAAGTGGAGGTCGATACCATTGGCGACCTGGCCGCGCTGGCTCGTGAAGAGTACATCGAGCCGGAACAGGGCCCTCCTCCCAAACTGGACTTGTTCGGGACGTGGGACGCATGGGATGCCATCCGCAAGACTTGTAAATACCATACAAGGCTGCTCGTAGgtgagaaaaaaaaatccatTGCGGTCATTTATTCCACGATTGCTAAACAGATGCGCAGCTCTCGTCTTGCCCAAACAGCTCCCCGCTTTATTTGTGCAGTCTCGGTGGCACTCAGAACCAGTGCACCTGCTGACAATTGATTCCTCTGCATTTCTCAAAAATCAGAAAGGGTTCCCAGTTTTGTCCAAGGCACACCAGGGCTTGATCTCCAAGCTGATGCGTCTTCGGACCGCGCCGTGGATCCTTCTGTGCGGGATTGGTCCCATTCCGGGGCTTGACAATATGGAAGATACTGAACCCGGCCAGTCGCATCTTCCAGGGTCAGAATATCCCAGCCTCTCACAGGCGGCAGGTGCAGACAAAAAGCACTACGACCCGACGCCCCACCTCTCGTATATGCGCAATCTCCAGCAGAGACAACCCTCGCGCACTGCAATTGAGCGATTTGGCACCGGGTATCAGGACTATCTGCAAGCACCCTTGCAGCCACTCACGGTCAACTTGGAGAGTATCACGTACGAGGTGTTTGAAAAAGACCCCATCAAGTATGACTGGTACGAGCGGGCCATTGCGAAGGCGCTGAGGGACTGGGCAGACCAGAAAAGGCCGACGTCTCACCCTGATGGCAAAGTTATTGTGGCTGTTGTGGGTGCTGGCCGAGGCCCGCTGGTGACTCGAGCAATCCGGGCTAGCGCAGAGTCCGGAGTCGACATTGACATATGGGCAGTAGAGAAGAACCAAAATGCATTTGTGCTGCTCCAGCGCCACAACGAGACCATCTGGGGCGACAAGGTGACGCTAGTCCAGTCGGACATGCGCAGCTGGAAGGGTCCTCGCGTACGCAAGGCAGGGTCACAGGAGTCGGTGGGAGAATCGCTAGGCATTGAAAACTCACTGCTATATAATCCGAACAACGGCAACAACAATGCCCACTCCACGGCTCCCGGGTTCTCTTACACCTACGTTGACATCATTGTGTCAGAGCTGCTGGGCTCTTTTGCCGACAATGAACTATCGCCTGAATGCCTAGACGGTGTAAACGACCTCATCAACCCTGACCATGGTGTCTCCATTCCAGCTTCCTACTCGGCCCATTTTACGCCCATCTCTGCTCCTAAGCTGCATTGCGATGTTATGAATCAATCTATATCCAATCCGGCAGCGCCAGAAACGCCATACGTGGTCATGTTGCACGCCATCGATTTTCTTTCTACTTTGGATTCACCtgcggcctcggcggccgatTCAACTTTGGGAGACGCTACGAGTCAAAATGGGTATGGTCGATCCTCAGCGCAAGGCACACCATCCTCCACAACCGAATTTCCCACCCCATTGGTGCAAACCGCGTGGTCTTTCTCGCATCCCAACAGGAATATCCCACCCCAACAGCCGGGAAGTGCAACGCTTTCTAACGCACACAACGTGCGCCAAACCCGTCTGTCCTTCCCTGCCCAAAACCGGGGCGTGTGTCACGGCCTCGCGGGTTACTTCGAAACTGTTCTATACCCGGGCATAGAGCTCTCGACTAATCCAGTGACCATGGAGGCGAAGAGTGCCAACATGATCAGTTGGTTCCCAATATACTTTCCGCTGAAGGTAAGCCATCGCTTTGTTAGTTGTTATTATTGCCAGCGCTAACTGTCTTTCAGACCCCACTCAACGTCCCAGAGGGCGGCGAGATCGTCGCCACCATGTACCGCCAAACGGACGACCGCAAGGTCTGGTATGAATGGGTAGTGGAAGTCTTTGCCTTGGAGCGTATAGCACCGGCCTCTGCAACGCTTGCGACGCACCCGGCCAGTGGTTCGCGCGGTGTTTCGCCGGGTCTGGAGAGTGTCAAGAGCAAGCAGAATGGTGTGCAACAGCCACGGAAAAGCCCGAGTTTTCGGGCTGGCTACCGCCGGGTACGAGTGGGCATGAGCGACTTGCACTCGAGCATCAAGGATGGATGTCTGATGTGAAGAGTACGCGGCGAGAGTTATGTCGAATGATGAGCCCACGCAGCTATAATCTAGATATTGCCTTGTCAAATCTAACCAAGCCATGACTTGTCATTACCACATCGTGTCTCACTCGACGTTGAAGGTCAGACTATAAGCTGATGTTGGGGGCGACGCCATCTGCAACTGATCCCCGTGCGATTGCTAAATCCGGCTATTTCCGATATCACCATGAGAAGGTCCAAGGAGCTCGTTGGGAGTTGTGTTGTTAGTGAATCGTATCCATGCGGATTTAATGGTGTTAAAGTGATGGAGAAAGTGGTCTGTTTGGGGTAGACACTTGCAATATAAAACAGGCCTCTCTGGTCCTCGACATAGCTCCCCATCAATTATCTTGACATCTACAATGGCTGCCCTCCCAGAAACATACCGCGCACTCGTCCTCAACGCCATCGGCGAGCCCCTCGAAGTCCAAACGAAACCTACCCCACAAGCAACCCCCGGCAGCGCGGTGGTGAAGATCCTCGCAGCCAAGATCCTCTCCTACGGGGGCGACATCTACAACGGCAAGCGCAAATACCCGCTCCCAACACCCCTTGtcccaggatctggagcagTCGGCCGCGTCGCAGCGGTGGGCTCCGACGCGACGAGTCTCGCAGCCGGCGATCTAGTCCTGGTCGACATCTACCTCCGGGGCCGCGACGATCCCAGCATCGCCGCGCTTTCGGGTGTCCATGAGGGACACACCGAGACCAGTTCGCGGTTAATGCGCGGCGAATGGCGCGACTCGACGTATGCGGAGTACGCGAAGATGCCGCTGGAGAACTGCTACAAGCTCGATGAGAAGCGGCTGCTCGGGCCGACCACTGCAGGGGGGTTGGGATATACGGTTGAAGACCTGCTGGCCATGTTAGTGCAGCCTGTTGCGTTCGGCGGGATGCGGTGCATTGGGATAGAGCCTGGCGACAAGGTTATTGTTAGTCCTGCGACGGGGTCGTTTGGGAGCGCCGCCGTGCAggtggcgttggcgatggGTGCTAGCGTTATTGCGATGGGGCGCAACATGGAcgcgctgaagaagcttcAGACAATCTGTGCGGAAGATCGGgtccagctggtccagatTACGAacgaccagcagcaggagatggaggcgcTGGCGAAATGCGGCCCGGCCGATGCGTTCTTCGATATCTCCCCGCCTGCGGCAGCGGGATCAAGCCATATCCGGAGCGGGATGTTGTCGCTCAAGCACTCTGGCCGCGTGTGCTTGATGGGCTCTGGAATCGGGGATGTGGCTATCCCGGCTGCGGCGTTGACATATAAGAATCTCACGATCAAGGGGAAATGGATGTATGAGCGCGCGGATATCCTGAAGATGATCCAGATGGCAGAGGGGGGACTGTTGAAGCTGGGCAGTCAGGCAGGTTGGGTGACTGCTGGGAGATACCAGTTGGAGCAGTGGGAAGAGGCATTTGCCAGCGCGGCCAAACATGCCGGACCGGGGGAGCGCGTATTGTTCGAGTTTCGATAGTTCCTGAATAGTTGAGAAAGGGCAAGACCCACAGTGACGATACGACTtttctgcctcaggcacctCTGAATAACCAGTAGCGCTGATCGGCAACCCGCAAGTCTGTCGGCCTCTTTCGCCCCCGGATCAACTCAATCCTCTTCCTGCAAGTCATGTCGACCGCCAAGAGCAGCCCGGATTCCCATCCTTTCGGGATGATCAGTCCCGGGGACACGCCGCAGGCCATGGCTCTACTCGGTGAGATCGGACAATATACGCCCTCCGTCTCCAAGTCGTGCAGCCGGTGTCGCGCCCGCAAAGTTAAGGTACGCCACTGGACCCAAAGCACCCACTTCATTGTTCTGACTTCCCCAGTGCGATCTGATTGTGCCTCGCTGCTCGGCATGCAAGAAACAGGGTGAGCCCTGTAATATCACGGACTATGTCGCCTATTCCTATGCCCTCGTGGAGCGCCTGCATTCGAGGATCCAGGAGCTGGAATCCAAGCTCGATTCCCAGGCTAGCGGCAATAGTAATATTCCAGAGCACGTGCCCACCGTGTATCCCAGACCACCAGAGCCACCTGAGAAGCTATCCTGGTCGGCCGATGTGAGCAAAGAGGCCGAAGAAGTGGGTGTGCTGGCCATTGGCTTTGAGGATCGATATTCCCAGAATAAGTATTGTAAGTTCACGGCAACATCATTCTGATCCCACCGACTAAGACAACCCTCCACAGTGGGCGCGGCCGCTGGGTCGTCCTTTGCTCGCATCTTCTTCAAACAAGTGGGCTTGGATCCCACGTCCGAATCAGACCACGGCAAATTGGAGATGCAAGATGATCCGCCAGACAATACAGCGTCAGTTCCCTCGCGGGCCATCTCTGGGTATCTACTATCTGTCTACATTGCCCGGGTCCATCTCTGGTGGCCGTTCATGCATCTGGCATATATTCGATCGTGCTTTCGACGCATATACCAAGTCCCGCGGGAGTGTAGCGGGTTTGAGAAGTTCATTGTTTTCATCGTCCTTGCTTTGGGATCTGATGAAGCGGGTGACAGTAAGGAATACTCTAGCATGCTGGACTTGAATAGTTCACGAGAGTACTTCCAGACGGCTCTCCATTTCTTCACAAGGTTCCGTGAACATCCTCGTGACCTCCCCGGTCTGCAGGCTGTGATCCTCCTCACGATCAGAATGATCAGTTCGCCTTCTTGCAATCACAGCAATGATCTGTGGCATCTCACTCGATATTGCATGTCCATTGCCCTTGAATTAGGAGTTCATCGGCACAATCCATCGTGGAACTTCAGTCCGGAAGAACTCGAACTTAGAACTCGCACATGGTGGACTGTGTACAGCCTGGAGAGGTATCGTCCTCAGACAATATCTTCACACCAATAACCGCTAATGCAAAGCCACAGATATGTAGCTCTCAGTACAGGCCGAGTTCTCTCGGTACGCGATCATTGCATCGACACGCCCATCCCATCCGCCAACCCCATCGACCAACTCACCTCCCACGAAGCCAAAGCCGCTCCCATGTTTAATTCCAAGTCCGCCTGGCTTTTCTCCCATATGATCGAGCTTCGAAAGATCTGCGGCCGCGTTCTAGAGTCAATATACATCGCCCGCGGCCCGAAAGGGCGATGCAACTCTATCACCTTCCAGGAGATTTGCGCCATCTCCGATGAGCTGCATCAACGGCTAGATCGGTGGAGAACTCAGCTTGATGCAGCGGGCCTAGGGCCGTCGCTCGAATATAAGCAGATGCTCATCGAGTACTACATGGTACTATTAAATCTGAACCGACCATCGCCGTCTTTCATGATTCCATCGCAGAACATGATCGCCATCTGCTCACATGCCTCATCGAGCGCTTTACAGCAGTGGGCGGCTATTTCGGCGGACGAGGGGATATCGGTTATTTGTCGTTGTTACCGCCACTTCCATGATATCCTGCTGACCGGGCTGGTTCGTCTTTACTGCGACTGGTGAGACATACCCATACCCTAATAATATGCAAAAACTGACCAGGCTGCGGATAGGCACATCTGCAAGATCGCCCAAAACTCCGCCAATCCCATGCTCGCACCAACCCTCCACCACCAGGACGC
Encoded proteins:
- a CDS encoding uncharacterized protein (ID:PFLUO_005187-T1.cds;~source:funannotate); the protein is MQSLWSRSAPSQSTCRCVSCLNTAAKGITSRSATAASRRKLRIGNSVTLFYTSIFAGAALADARGKDKRRNDWDEKIAAVKAEVNELVDEEQRILDALWSRRKQRGLDRFFSHLGGLGTIPKCPPSIGHSARIHGSTRPFHTQRRLMDAASAQVPESTPVNHEQGLEHQEPEDGELYGEEDESIPDWAFHEPLRLKAIQKLALTQFAIRLLLRPTIAHRYSGISMNYASDPNIPNVNVEKLLGELNNIRRRIHELKTQRNAEFGDIISDYMILSQAQMQERRNSLEAELKDDVDLFMSRQMSLEELLLRLSNNLLNSPDPDRTPSFRTMMVAFTRARQNDLGDLLLRTLLPHYFQLTQSLIVTTISFFRKSKNLKGFDQFLEMLSGHGGYPANLGKSVYRRRKLNGIDLVVPTLDSSNPVIYTALISAALRFDQPDRADAWLQAARSVGFFDDWNTLFSYLRFYSIRQDWDKGTHVLKRAVTFLVSSTDHSPEQVERLLVRMVHLCDSCGQKDTAEALIAAAMHSGFDPAMPSGQSDVVPIVDSSFSRWRKAADGVPTENLDRPLWQQCQEFANIVQKRLDRLEIFGNTSTPHHTDLAGRHAQSALSATLGGSSMDTEAANVEGATPETQTSALNPDGTTSREDVTALKAEMAQLRALVFELRKHHIQDSFKEDESLSDEEAASDIPQTQTQTQTPPPDTPTRPTQPLNVEFERISTLINSDKFNTAPSVLYPRGLGKLRQSRKQRADFNRGAAHISSSSFSSASTTTPSENTAAAQTMSSIPAQPNSEQAKTGWSNLSPAARRRLWREEQLRTQSVETME
- a CDS encoding uncharacterized protein (ID:PFLUO_005188-T1.cds;~source:funannotate) — protein: MVDRRPDADGEGSRAKRQKMDAGSDPRDNPYLAHMYEEQQTNGDKSSALAKFKRHQTTAALAKKAEDGDVNPFSHQPFSSKYFSILKTRRDLPVHQQRDEFLQLYQQSQILVFVGETGSGKTTQIPQFVLFDDLPQTQRKMVACTQPRRVAAMSVAQRVAAEMDVKLGEEVGYSIRFEDMTSPKTLLKYMTDGMLLREAMNDHNLSRYSTIILDEAHERTMATDVLMGLLKEVVQRRPDLKIIIMSATLDAQKFQRYFMDAPLLAVPGRTHPVEIFYTPEPEQDYVEAAIRTVLQIHATEAEGDILLFLTGEEEIEDASRKISLEADEMVREADAGPIKVYPLYGSLPPHMQQRIFDPPPPPRRPGGRPGRKVIVSTNIAETSLTIDGIVYVVDPGFSKQKIYNPRIRVESLLVSPISKASAQQRAGRAGRTRPGKCFRLYTEGAFKKELIDQTYPEILRSNLSSTVLELKKLGIDDLVHFDLMDPPAPETLMRALEELNYLACLDDDGNLTPLGRLASEFPLDPALAVMLISSPEFYCSNEILSITALLSVPQVFVRPASQRKRADEMKDLFAHQDGDHLTLLNVYHAFKSDAAQANLKQWCHDHYLSLRSLQSADNVRSQLLRIMEREELEMISTPFEDKKYYENIRRALCAGFFMQIAKKDAQGKSMYTTIKDNQNVLLHPSTVLAVDAEWILYNEFVLTTKNYIRTVTSVKPEWLLDIAPTYYDVNSFPKGEIRASLLRAADRLARKEKMRGDKRR
- a CDS encoding uncharacterized protein (ID:PFLUO_005189-T1.cds;~source:funannotate); amino-acid sequence: MDSYSEDAAPPFCIGHHEPNRQVPVTAKVVRHVHESNYDMMTVSITTSHFHSRVLGLLSSHLSNLQKPSYDAVGTMATTPNSQPLVIPPLSKADSYLTPNEATSQLIGVTSSWIDLCSPDPLIADLSRQVLMLEVAYAAFCGIGYLLIPGPKLHHSGMHSEGVIYYARAIQDALALGPYIQFHIWLQMVDNPEVEVDTIGDLAALAREEYIEPEQGPPPKLDLFGTWDAWDAIRKTCKYHTRLLVALVLPKQLPALFVQSRWHSEPVHLLTIDSSAFLKNQKGFPVLSKAHQGLISKLMRLRTAPWILLCGIGPIPGLDNMEDTEPGQSHLPGSEYPSLSQAAGADKKHYDPTPHLSYMRNLQQRQPSRTAIERFGTGYQDYLQAPLQPLTVNLESITYEVFEKDPIKYDWYERAIAKALRDWADQKRPTSHPDGKVIVAVVGAGRGPLVTRAIRASAESGVDIDIWAVEKNQNAFVLLQRHNETIWGDKVTLVQSDMRSWKGPRVRKAGSQESVGESLGIENSLLYNPNNGNNNAHSTAPGFSYTYVDIIVSELLGSFADNELSPECLDGVNDLINPDHGVSIPASYSAHFTPISAPKLHCDVMNQSISNPAAPETPYVVMLHAIDFLSTLDSPAASAADSTLGDATSQNGYGRSSAQGTPSSTTEFPTPLVQTAWSFSHPNRNIPPQQPGSATLSNAHNVRQTRLSFPAQNRGVCHGLAGYFETVLYPGIELSTNPVTMEAKSANMISWFPIYFPLKTPLNVPEGGEIVATMYRQTDDRKVWYEWVVEVFALERIAPASATLATHPASGSRGVSPGLESVKSKQNGVQQPRKSPSFRAGYRRVRVGMSDLHSSIKDGCLM
- a CDS encoding uncharacterized protein (ID:PFLUO_005190-T1.cds;~source:funannotate) encodes the protein MAALPETYRALVLNAIGEPLEVQTKPTPQATPGSAVVKILAAKILSYGGDIYNGKRKYPLPTPLVPGSGAVGRVAAVGSDATSLAAGDLVLVDIYLRGRDDPSIAALSGVHEGHTETSSRLMRGEWRDSTYAEYAKMPLENCYKLDEKRLLGPTTAGGLGYTVEDLLAMLVQPVAFGGMRCIGIEPGDKVIVSPATGSFGSAAVQVALAMGASVIAMGRNMDALKKLQTICAEDRVQLVQITNDQQQEMEALAKCGPADAFFDISPPAAAGSSHIRSGMLSLKHSGRVCLMGSGIGDVAIPAAALTYKNLTIKGKWMYERADILKMIQMAEGGLLKLGSQAGWVTAGRYQLEQWEEAFASAAKHAGPGERVLFEFR